Proteins from a genomic interval of Acetobacterium woodii DSM 1030:
- the fabG gene encoding 3-oxoacyl-[acyl-carrier-protein] reductase has translation MLTGKTALITGGAKGIGRAIALKVAQSHGNVALMYRGSQKNAEDTVAELSDLGIEARSYQCDVSDFNATKTIVTQVVQDFGDLDILVNNAGITNDKLLIAMKEEDFDSVIATNLKGAFNMTKHAGTYLLKKRKGRIINISSISGLMGNVGQCNYAAAKAGLIGLTKSTAKEMAMRGVTCNAIAPGFIDTDMTKELKPEIKAEILKQIPLKRLGDADDIANLCVYLGSELAGYITGEVIKIDGGLYI, from the coding sequence ATGTTAACCGGAAAAACAGCATTAATCACAGGCGGAGCTAAAGGGATTGGGCGGGCGATTGCTCTTAAAGTTGCCCAATCACACGGTAATGTTGCCTTAATGTACCGTGGCAGTCAAAAAAATGCCGAGGATACAGTTGCAGAGCTGTCGGATTTAGGTATTGAAGCTAGAAGTTATCAATGTGATGTATCCGACTTTAACGCGACCAAAACTATTGTTACCCAAGTCGTGCAAGATTTTGGTGATTTGGATATCCTTGTTAACAATGCTGGCATTACCAATGATAAGTTATTAATTGCCATGAAAGAAGAAGATTTTGACTCAGTGATTGCCACAAATCTTAAAGGCGCATTTAATATGACCAAACATGCGGGTACCTACCTCTTAAAAAAACGGAAAGGTCGGATTATCAACATTTCCTCAATTTCAGGTCTGATGGGTAATGTCGGTCAATGTAATTATGCCGCCGCAAAAGCCGGACTGATTGGTTTAACAAAGTCAACAGCTAAAGAAATGGCCATGCGCGGAGTAACTTGCAATGCCATAGCACCAGGTTTTATCGATACCGATATGACCAAAGAACTGAAACCGGAGATAAAAGCAGAAATTCTCAAACAAATTCCTTTGAAACGTTTAGGAGATGCAGATGATATTGCTAATCTCTGTGTTTATTTAGGGAGTGAGTTAGCAGGCTACATTACAGGAGAAGTCATTAAAATAGATGGCGGTCTTTATATATAG
- a CDS encoding ACP S-malonyltransferase: MGKIALLFPGQGSQFVGMGKPLYDLSPTARHVFDQIDSLHHGTSKLCFEGPTTELNQTHNTQPCIFAVELAALSALNCIGVEPQGIAGFSLGEVSGLVASGVFSLEDGLKFVIKRGQAMQEAAQMVPAVMIAVLKLDHEKVEAICKEFNQCYPVNYNCPGQLVVSLLKEDQALFLKRVKEMDGRGIPLTLSGGFHSPFMTYATNQLESKIYELTFLKGTIPLYSNAYAKPYPESPVDVRSYILHQINHPILWEQTMNTMINDGFSTFIECGPGKTLGGFIRKIDKSVTYYHVETLFTDYLDAKNAGKEWSFVC; encoded by the coding sequence ATGGGTAAAATAGCACTGCTATTCCCTGGTCAAGGTTCGCAATTTGTTGGAATGGGAAAACCGCTTTATGACTTAAGCCCAACTGCACGACATGTTTTTGATCAGATTGATTCACTTCATCACGGAACTTCCAAACTTTGTTTTGAAGGACCAACGACAGAACTTAATCAAACCCATAATACCCAACCATGCATTTTTGCAGTGGAATTGGCAGCTCTCTCGGCCTTAAATTGTATTGGTGTTGAACCTCAAGGCATTGCCGGATTTTCTCTTGGTGAAGTTTCTGGTCTGGTTGCTTCTGGTGTTTTTTCGTTGGAAGATGGCTTGAAATTTGTTATAAAACGTGGACAGGCGATGCAAGAAGCGGCCCAAATGGTTCCAGCCGTAATGATTGCCGTTTTAAAGCTTGACCATGAAAAAGTAGAAGCTATTTGTAAAGAATTCAATCAATGTTACCCAGTAAATTATAATTGTCCCGGACAACTAGTTGTTTCTCTTTTGAAGGAAGATCAGGCGTTATTTTTAAAACGAGTGAAAGAAATGGACGGACGCGGAATTCCGCTGACTTTATCAGGGGGATTCCATTCTCCATTCATGACCTATGCAACCAATCAGTTAGAGTCTAAAATATATGAACTGACCTTTTTAAAAGGAACAATTCCATTGTATTCCAATGCCTATGCTAAACCCTACCCTGAATCCCCAGTTGACGTTCGTTCATATATTCTTCATCAAATCAATCACCCAATATTGTGGGAACAAACGATGAATACCATGATTAATGATGGTTTTAGTACCTTTATTGAATGTGGTCCGGGTAAAACACTGGGAGGCTTCATCAGAAAAATTGATAAATCAGTTACTTATTACCATGTTGAAACGCTTTTTACTGATTATCTTGATGCAAAAAACGCGGGAAAGGAATGGTCTTTTGTATGTTAA
- a CDS encoding nitronate monooxygenase, translating into MIITPLCELLNIEFPILQGGMAWISDAQLAAAVSNAGGLGIISSMNADENWLRQEIQKAKSLTDKPFGVNVMLMNPHVDQIAQVLIDEHVAVVTTGAGNPGKFMKLWIDAGIKVIPVVPSTGLARFSERAGATAVIAEGGESGGHVGEMATLPLVPQVCDAVSIPVIAAGGIGDGRGIAAALMLGAVGVQLGTRFLVAHETNIHENYKDKIIKAKDIDTTLSGRSLGHPVRSLKTTFSKDFIRAENDPTTPKEVLEEYGRGALRIAAQEGDSQKGCFMAGQIAGMIKHKQSVKDIILTLAKETETVLKGGLRWVK; encoded by the coding sequence ATGATTATAACTCCCCTCTGCGAACTTTTAAACATTGAATTTCCCATTCTTCAAGGAGGAATGGCATGGATATCCGATGCTCAGCTTGCAGCTGCCGTGTCAAATGCAGGTGGTTTAGGGATTATATCGTCAATGAACGCTGATGAAAATTGGTTGCGTCAGGAAATTCAAAAAGCCAAAAGTCTCACAGATAAGCCTTTTGGTGTTAATGTGATGTTGATGAATCCCCATGTCGATCAAATTGCACAGGTTCTCATTGACGAACATGTCGCGGTTGTTACAACCGGTGCCGGGAACCCGGGGAAATTTATGAAATTATGGATTGATGCTGGAATTAAAGTTATTCCCGTAGTACCTTCAACGGGGTTAGCCCGATTTTCAGAACGAGCGGGTGCTACTGCGGTCATTGCTGAAGGTGGCGAATCAGGCGGTCATGTCGGTGAAATGGCGACTCTGCCGTTAGTTCCGCAGGTTTGTGATGCGGTTTCGATCCCGGTAATTGCGGCCGGTGGCATTGGTGACGGGCGTGGAATTGCGGCCGCTTTAATGCTGGGTGCGGTTGGGGTTCAATTAGGTACGCGCTTTTTAGTCGCTCATGAAACAAATATTCACGAGAATTATAAAGATAAAATTATCAAAGCCAAAGATATTGATACAACCTTAAGTGGACGTTCCTTAGGACATCCGGTGCGTTCTTTAAAAACTACCTTTTCAAAGGACTTTATCCGGGCCGAAAATGATCCGACCACCCCTAAAGAAGTTTTAGAAGAATATGGTCGCGGTGCCTTGCGCATTGCTGCTCAGGAAGGTGATTCTCAAAAAGGCTGCTTTATGGCTGGACAGATTGCTGGAATGATTAAACATAAGCAAAGTGTAAAAGACATAATTTTAACACTGGCTAAAGAAACTGAAACTGTTTTAAAAGGAGGATTACGATGGGTAAAATAG
- a CDS encoding acyl carrier protein, translating to MVLEKVVEILRNYKDEQDLEVTIDSTFEELELDSLDTVELVMEIEESFDTSIEMDGEIQTIGDVVNLIEKAIA from the coding sequence ATGGTATTAGAAAAAGTAGTGGAAATTTTACGGAATTATAAAGACGAACAAGATTTAGAAGTTACAATTGACTCAACATTTGAAGAACTAGAGTTGGATTCTCTCGATACGGTGGAATTGGTGATGGAAATCGAAGAGTCGTTTGATACCAGTATTGAAATGGATGGCGAAATTCAGACCATCGGGGACGTAGTCAACCTCATTGAAAAAGCAATCGCTTAG
- a CDS encoding beta-ketoacyl-ACP synthase III: protein MSFSIIGTGSALPKTVQNNKDLAQFLDTSNEWIVSRTGIESRHICVAESTLEIALKASFNALENAQLKPEEIDLIICPTLGGDTVTPSLACLLQEKLAASCPCFDLNAACSGFVYGLDVADAYFSRNQEMKILVVAVDAMSKFVNWQDRSTAVLFGDGAGAVVLSSGNDLKAILLTAVGNQHALSIPWPKGNHPLTENQVKPLPYLKMDGPEVYRFAVSAICKDLRTVSAQAGLKLTEIDYIIPHQANLRIIEGAAKRLKIPIEKFVLRVNNCGNTSAASIPLVLDELNRNNVFKPGTKIALTAFGGGLTTGACIIEWS, encoded by the coding sequence ATGTCCTTTTCAATTATTGGAACTGGTTCTGCATTGCCTAAAACAGTTCAGAATAACAAAGACCTCGCACAATTTCTTGACACATCGAACGAATGGATTGTTTCGAGAACTGGTATTGAGTCAAGACATATCTGCGTGGCAGAATCCACTTTGGAGATTGCCCTAAAGGCCAGTTTTAATGCGCTCGAAAATGCTCAACTAAAACCAGAAGAGATAGATTTGATTATCTGTCCAACTCTCGGCGGCGATACAGTCACCCCTTCTTTAGCTTGTCTGCTTCAAGAAAAATTAGCTGCCAGCTGTCCTTGTTTCGATCTGAACGCAGCTTGTTCAGGTTTTGTTTATGGCCTGGACGTTGCTGATGCATACTTTAGTCGAAATCAGGAAATGAAAATTCTTGTGGTTGCTGTCGATGCCATGTCCAAATTTGTCAATTGGCAAGATCGCTCAACAGCGGTTTTATTCGGAGATGGTGCCGGCGCTGTGGTCCTTTCTTCTGGAAATGATTTAAAAGCGATTCTGCTTACGGCGGTTGGAAATCAGCATGCCTTAAGCATTCCTTGGCCTAAAGGAAATCATCCCCTGACAGAAAACCAAGTAAAACCGTTGCCCTATCTTAAAATGGATGGGCCAGAAGTTTATCGTTTTGCAGTTTCAGCCATCTGTAAGGATTTACGTACGGTGTCAGCTCAAGCTGGTCTTAAATTGACTGAGATAGATTATATTATCCCTCATCAGGCAAACCTTCGGATCATCGAAGGAGCGGCAAAGCGGTTAAAGATTCCGATTGAAAAATTTGTCCTGAGAGTAAACAATTGCGGCAACACTTCTGCTGCCAGTATTCCATTGGTTTTGGATGAACTCAATCGGAATAATGTTTTTAAACCAGGGACCAAAATTGCGTTAACAGCTTTTGGCGGTGGCCTGACAACTGGCGCTTGCATCATCGAATGGTCCTAA
- a CDS encoding MarR family winged helix-turn-helix transcriptional regulator yields MDSFSSQLNAILVDTFNNILKFEEDLLKQSTNIDLTINEMHLIEHVGKNQNNGRTISDLAQRLNITLPSVTIAINKLAKKGYVKKEKSQSDGRVVFVRLTDKGLRIDKIHQYFHRKMVKDISKEMSDEEKEVLIHGMEKLNGFFQKKLSRLSDDNETSES; encoded by the coding sequence ATGGATTCTTTTTCGTCGCAACTTAATGCAATTCTGGTTGATACATTTAACAATATTTTAAAATTTGAAGAAGATTTACTGAAGCAATCAACAAATATTGATTTAACGATCAACGAAATGCACCTCATTGAGCATGTGGGAAAAAACCAAAATAACGGAAGAACCATTAGCGACCTAGCTCAACGACTTAACATCACTCTTCCTTCAGTAACAATTGCTATTAATAAACTGGCTAAAAAAGGGTACGTAAAGAAAGAGAAAAGTCAATCTGATGGTCGTGTTGTTTTTGTCCGGTTAACTGACAAAGGTTTACGGATCGACAAAATTCACCAATATTTTCATCGCAAAATGGTAAAAGATATTTCTAAAGAAATGTCAGATGAAGAAAAAGAAGTTTTGATTCATGGTATGGAAAAACTAAATGGTTTTTTTCAAAAAAAATTATCACGATTATCCGACGATAATGAAACGTCTGAATCTTGA